In Pseudomonas putida, a genomic segment contains:
- the abiEi gene encoding type IV toxin-antitoxin system AbiEi family antitoxin, translating to MTRQPLHRLYQGLRQFASPQRCLFTPADMRGLLPELSDTAYRSLLSRAADSDELIRLCRGLYLYTQAKPNPGRILYHAAARLRADNFNYISLESALSDAGVISQVPLNWVTIMSSGRSQTIRCGAYGTVEFIHTSRKAADLHSQLAYDERCRMWRASPTLALSDMKRTRRSLELIDWSIADELV from the coding sequence ATGACCCGTCAGCCACTGCACCGTCTTTATCAAGGCCTACGTCAGTTCGCGTCCCCTCAGCGCTGCCTGTTCACCCCTGCAGACATGCGCGGTCTGCTCCCCGAATTGTCCGACACAGCGTATCGGTCCCTTCTGAGCCGTGCTGCCGACAGCGACGAATTGATCAGATTGTGCCGAGGCCTTTACCTATACACACAGGCCAAGCCAAACCCAGGGCGAATCCTGTACCACGCTGCCGCACGCCTGCGGGCAGACAACTTCAACTACATCAGTCTCGAATCGGCGCTCAGCGACGCTGGAGTGATATCCCAAGTCCCGCTGAATTGGGTCACCATCATGTCTTCAGGGCGAAGCCAGACCATTCGTTGTGGGGCATACGGCACGGTCGAGTTCATCCACACCAGCCGCAAGGCGGCCGACCTGCATAGCCAACTTGCCTACGACGAGCGCTGTCGGATGTGGCGAGCCAGCCCCACTCTGGCCTTGTCAGACATGAAGAGAACCCGGCGCAGCCTCGAGCTGATCGACTGGAGCATTGCCGATGAACTTGTTTGA
- a CDS encoding MFS transporter, protein MMKTTMQTRGAKLGAILRVTSGNFLEQFDFFLFGFYATYISRTFFPASSEFASLMMTFAVFGSGFLMRPLGAIVLGAYIDKVGRRKGLIVTLSIMAAGTVLIALVPGYASIGLLAPLLVLLGRLLQGFSAGAEMGGVSVYLSEISTPGHVGFYTSWQSASQQVAIVVAAALGYTLNASMEAAEVAAWGWRIPFFIGCVIIPFIFIIRRSLQETEAFKARKHHPSAGEVFRSMRDNWRTVLAGGLLASMTTTTFYLITVYTPTFGKTVLHLSTTDSLVVTLLVGVSNFIWLPIGGSLSDRIGRQPLLLAISLLCIFTAYPAMHWLAEAASFERLLAVLLYFSFFFGMYNGAMVAALTEVMPQNVRVVGFSLAFSLATALFGGFTPAVSTLLVQTTGDKASPAFWLMFAAVCGFTATTMLYHRARPVTVSPA, encoded by the coding sequence ATGATGAAAACAACAATGCAAACCAGGGGGGCCAAGCTGGGCGCCATCCTGCGGGTCACCAGCGGCAACTTCCTCGAACAGTTCGACTTCTTTCTGTTCGGCTTCTATGCGACCTACATTTCCCGCACCTTCTTTCCGGCCAGCAGTGAGTTCGCCTCACTGATGATGACCTTCGCGGTGTTCGGCTCGGGCTTCCTGATGCGCCCCCTCGGCGCCATCGTGCTGGGGGCTTACATCGACAAGGTGGGGCGGCGCAAAGGCCTGATCGTGACGTTGTCGATCATGGCCGCCGGCACGGTGCTGATCGCCCTGGTGCCGGGCTATGCCAGCATCGGCCTGCTGGCACCGCTGCTGGTGCTGCTGGGGCGGTTGCTGCAAGGCTTTTCAGCGGGCGCGGAAATGGGCGGGGTTTCGGTCTACCTCTCGGAGATCTCCACGCCGGGGCACGTCGGTTTCTATACCAGTTGGCAGTCGGCGAGCCAGCAAGTGGCGATCGTGGTGGCAGCAGCATTGGGCTACACGCTCAATGCCTCGATGGAAGCGGCCGAGGTGGCCGCCTGGGGTTGGCGCATCCCGTTCTTCATCGGCTGCGTGATCATTCCGTTCATCTTCATCATCCGTCGCTCGCTGCAGGAGACTGAAGCGTTCAAGGCGCGCAAGCACCACCCCAGCGCCGGCGAAGTGTTCCGCTCGATGCGCGACAACTGGCGCACGGTGCTCGCCGGCGGCTTGCTGGCGTCGATGACCACCACCACGTTCTACCTGATCACGGTGTATACGCCGACCTTCGGCAAGACCGTGCTGCACCTGAGCACCACCGACAGCCTGGTGGTCACGCTGCTAGTCGGGGTGAGCAACTTCATCTGGTTGCCCATCGGTGGCAGCCTGTCCGACCGCATCGGCCGACAGCCACTGCTGCTGGCGATCTCGCTGCTGTGCATCTTCACCGCCTACCCCGCCATGCACTGGCTGGCCGAAGCTGCGAGCTTCGAGCGGCTGCTGGCGGTGCTGCTGTATTTCTCGTTCTTCTTCGGCATGTACAACGGTGCCATGGTCGCGGCGCTGACCGAGGTCATGCCGCAGAACGTGCGGGTGGTGGGGTTCTCCCTGGCATTCAGCCTGGCCACGGCGTTGTTCGGTGGGTTCACGCCGGCGGTGTCGACGCTGCTGGTGCAGACGACGGGGGACAAGGCCTCTCCGGCGTTCTGGCTGATGTTTGCCGCTGTGTGCGGCTTTACTGCAACGACGATGCTCTACCACCGAGCGAGGCCGGTGACCGTGAGCCCTGCATGA
- the tcuB gene encoding tricarballylate utilization 4Fe-4S protein TcuB — protein sequence MQLFDPNTTQQLIPVLNVQESEVQRQMSICNACRYCEGFCAVFPAMTRRLEFAQADIHYLANLCHNCGACLHACQYAAPHAFEVNVPKAMAKVRLDTYSEYAWPRAMGRLYQRNGLTLALASGFGLVLFLCLSLLAMGNLFSAMPGGNFYRIFPHNTLALMFGAVFGFALIALGVGVRKFWRDVSPPAAAAALKTSAALEATASVARLKYLDGGHGQGCNNADDRFTLWRRRFHHLTFYGFLLCLAATATATLYHYLLGMAAPYPVLSAPVLLGITGGLGLLVGPAGLLYLNLRRNEAHGDAQQKPMDRGFIALLFLVSASGLALLAFRETAALGLLLAIHLGLVMAFFLTMPYSKFAHGIFRSAALLKYAIEKRQPNPINAASD from the coding sequence ATGCAGCTGTTTGATCCCAACACCACCCAACAGCTGATCCCGGTACTGAATGTCCAGGAGTCCGAAGTCCAGCGGCAGATGAGCATCTGCAATGCCTGCCGCTACTGCGAAGGTTTCTGCGCGGTGTTCCCGGCCATGACCCGCCGACTGGAGTTCGCCCAGGCGGATATCCACTACCTGGCCAACCTCTGCCACAACTGCGGCGCCTGCCTGCATGCCTGTCAGTACGCCGCGCCCCATGCCTTCGAGGTCAACGTGCCCAAGGCCATGGCCAAGGTCCGCCTCGACACCTACAGCGAATACGCCTGGCCACGCGCCATGGGCCGCTTGTACCAACGCAACGGCCTGACCCTGGCCTTGGCGTCCGGCTTCGGCCTGGTGCTGTTCCTGTGCTTGAGCCTGCTGGCCATGGGCAATTTGTTCAGCGCCATGCCCGGTGGCAACTTCTACCGAATCTTCCCGCACAACACCTTGGCGCTGATGTTCGGCGCGGTGTTCGGATTCGCACTGATCGCCCTGGGCGTGGGGGTGCGCAAGTTCTGGCGCGATGTCTCGCCCCCAGCCGCTGCTGCTGCACTGAAAACCTCGGCCGCACTGGAAGCGACCGCCAGCGTGGCCCGGCTCAAGTACCTCGATGGTGGCCACGGCCAAGGCTGCAACAACGCCGATGACCGCTTCACCCTGTGGCGCCGGCGCTTCCACCACCTGACCTTCTACGGCTTCCTGCTCTGCCTCGCTGCCACCGCCACCGCCACGCTCTACCACTATCTGCTGGGCATGGCGGCGCCCTACCCGGTGCTCAGCGCGCCGGTGCTGCTCGGCATCACCGGTGGCCTGGGCCTGCTGGTAGGCCCTGCCGGACTGCTCTACCTGAACCTGCGCCGCAACGAGGCCCACGGCGACGCCCAGCAGAAGCCGATGGATCGCGGCTTCATTGCCTTGCTGTTCCTGGTCAGCGCCAGCGGCCTGGCCCTGCTAGCGTTTCGCGAAACGGCGGCCCTTGGCCTGCTGCTGGCCATTCACCTGGGCCTGGTCATGGCGTTCTTCCTGACCATGCCCTACAGCAAGTTCGCCCACGGCATCTTCCGCAGCGCGGCACTGCTCAAGTACGCCATCGAAAAACGCCAACCCAACCCGATCAATGCCGCAAGCGACTGA